CGGGTAGTGGACACTGCCTTAAATTTGAATTGCGAAAAGATATGCGTGGTTGTGGGATGGAAAAAAGATACGGTAATTGCAGCCCTTGATGATAACGATAAGTTGGAATTTGTAGAACAAAAAGAGCAACTTGGTACCGGACATGCAGTAAAGATGGCAGCCTCAAATTTGGCACATTTTGAGGGTGATGTGTTGATTCTGTGCGGAGATGTGCCATTGTTGAGTACCGAAACAGTGAAAAAACTACACGCTAAACACACCGAAACTAAGGCTTCCGCAACCGTGCTAACTGCCGTTTTAGAAGATGCAGGCAAATATGGGCGTATGCTCCGCGATGATCAAGGTAAGATTTGCGGGATTGTAGAATACAAGGACGCTAGTCCTCAAGAGCTTGAAATTAAAGAGTTTAATACTGGTATATACTGTTACAATTCCACCAAACTATTCGAAGCTCTAGATAAGGTTACAAATCAGAATGAACAGCAAGAGTATTATCTTACAGATACACTAAATATACTGTATCGAGCCGGAGATTTGGTTG
The Candidatus Cloacimonadota bacterium genome window above contains:
- a CDS encoding NTP transferase domain-containing protein, with product MKPLTAIVLAAGKGTRMKSERAKVTFPIADKAMVQRVVDTALNLNCEKICVVVGWKKDTVIAALDDNDKLEFVEQKEQLGTGHAVKMAASNLAHFEGDVLILCGDVPLLSTETVKKLHAKHTETKASATVLTAVLEDAGKYGRMLRDDQGKICGIVEYKDASPQELEIKEFNTGIYCYNSTKLFEALDKVTNQNEQQEYYLTDTLNILYRAGDLVDNVFLEDLMEVSGVNSQEQLAELEQVYLDKIRKKWLNSGVMMHNPSTIHIADDVRLASDTEISQGCVLKGKTTIESGAILGPNCYIENSIISNDSILLGHNVIIDSFIKEHEVLEYGSRVIEEEDYE